GAGCGCGAAACCGCGCAGTTTGGAGGACACTGAACTGCGGCGGGCCGCACTGCGGCTGGCGGTACAGTTCACGGCACTGACCGTGGTGCTGCTGGGTTTGGCCGGCGTTCTCGTGTACGGACTCGTGTCCGCCCAGACCCGGAGCGCTGCGGAGCAAACCCTCATTTCGGCTGTGGAGTCCGACTCTCCGCGGGAAGCTCCGCTGGATGTGTTTTTGGCCGTGTACGACGACGGCCGGTTGGCCGTGTCCCGCAACATGCCCTCGGGTCTGCCGGACGAAGAGGCGCTGGCTGAAGTGGCAAGAACCGGGGAGTCCCGCCGGGACACGGTAACCGCCGGGGACCGCAGCTATGAAGTCCTCACTGCCCGCCGCGGCGGCGATGTGGTGCAGGCTGCCGTCGACACACGGGAGGCCACTGAACAGCTGCGCCGCCTGGCTCTGGCGCTGGTGGTGTCGGTCCTGGCGGCGGGGGTTGCCGCCGGTGCACTTTCGGCCTGGGCGGCACGGGCCGCCATGCGGCCGATGGCCGAAGCCCTGGCCCTGCAGCGGCGCTTTGTCGCCGATGCCAGCCATGAATTGAGGACACCGCTCACACTCCTGAGCATGCGCGCACAGATGCTGCGCCGTCGGCTGGCCGCGGAAACGGATGCGCCGAAGTCCATCGAGGAAGCCGTCCACGCTGCCGACGAGGTGGTGGATGACACCAAGGTGCTTAACGGAATCCTCGAAGATTTGCTGATGTCTGCTGATCCCCGCCAATCGGGACCGTTGGAGGAGGTAAACCTGGTGTCGCTGGCCCGCTCCACCGTCAACTCCCTGGAACCCGCGGCTCATCGGCGGGGATTGACACTGGAACTTGAAGCCCCCGAGCCGCAGGTGCTGGTGCGCGGCGGACAGTTCGCGCTGCAGCGGGTGTTCACTGCGCTCGGCGCCAACGCCTTGGACTATGCCCGTTCACGGGTGCGGTTCTCGGTTCGAAAAAGCGGCGGAGAAGCGGTCATTCGTGTGTCCGACGACGGACCTGGCTTTCCGCCCGGTTTCAGCCGGCACGCCTTCGAACGGTTTGCCTCGGCCCGCGACAGGGCAGAAGAAGCGCCGGGACCACGGCATTACGGTCTGGGACTGGCCCTCGTGGCGGAAATTGCGGCACGGTACGGCGGCAGCGTCCGGGCCCTGCCGGCGGTGAATGGGTCCGGAGGTGTGCTGGAGGTGCGGCTTCCGGCAGCCCGGGAGCATTCCCCGTTCTGAGCAGCGGAACCCAGAGAGCCGTGGAAGTCTAAGAATCCTCGAAGAATCAGCTCCGAAAATAGTTGTGTAGGTAAACCACTATTGGAGGTGAGTAAACACAATGGCTTTCCGGGACAAGGTCAGGGGCCCGCTCGGCTGGATTCTTGGTGTCGTGGGAGGTCTGGCACTGCTGGTTGGTGCCTTCTTTGCCGGACTGGCCACTGGTGACAACAGCGTTGACCAGGAACAGGCGTCAGTGACCGAACAGCAGGAAAACCAGCAGGACCCGGACACGGACCAGGACTCTGATTCCAAGCCGGAAAAGGGTATGCCTGACGGTGACCACAAGATGCGTGGCGACGACAGTGAAGCCCAGGGCGACGGACAGGAGCCGGGGAACGGAGACAAGAAGGGTGTCGAGGAAGGCACCGACGACGGAACCACTGACGACGGCACCACAGAGGATGCACCGGAACGCGGGCACGCCGGGCGCCATCACGATGGCAAGTTCGACGATGGCGCCCCGGATGAAGACCGCCCGGCCAGGGACCGACACAGCGATGGTGACCACCATGAAGACGGCGGGAACGATGAAAACGAAAACACTGAGAACGAGCCCGCGGCCTGACTTTTCAGTCCACCGGCGCACCCCAACCGGGTGCGTGCCCTAACCAAAAAGAGAACGCCCGGCCACTTGGCCGGGCGTTCTCTTACCTTTATCGGGGCGCAGGTCCGTTCGCTTCCTGCGCCCCATTAGGAGCTACTGCTGCGTGATTACGCTACGCGGTAGTAGACAGCGCCGGAACCGACGTTGGCGCTCTGCTGGACAGTCTGGTTGCCGTTCCATCCGCTGTGGATGGCCTGGCCGTCACCAACGTAGATGGCGATGTGGGCAAGGCCCATGCCGCCGTCGGCGTAGTAGATGATGTCGCCGGGCTGGGGGTCAGAAACCGGGGTTCCGTAAGCAGCCAGCTGTGCCGGTGCCAGGTCGCCCACCGAGTGGCCGGCTGCCCGGAGGGCAACCTCCACCAGGACGGTGCAGTCCTGGGCGGCGCCCATCTGGGCGTAGGCGGAGTTCAGCATGATGGAGTTCGTGCCGGTGACAGCTGCACCCGTGGAAGCAGCCGGGGTCACGGAGGACGCCGGGGTGCTGAAGGTGCTGAAGTCGGCTGCGGCCGGGCTGGCTTCAGCCGGTGCGGTGTAGGCGGCCTCAGCCGGTGCGGCGTAGGCAGCTTCGGCGGGTGCGGCGTAGGCAGCTTCAGCTACCTCAGCAACAGCGCCTCCGGCATACGTGATGACGTCACCGGGGTAGATGATGGATTCCAGCGAAAGGCCGTTCAGTGCCAGGACGTTGTCCAGGCTGACGCCGTAGGTGGCTGAAATTGCACTCAGGGTGTCGCCCGACTGGACAACGTGAGTTGACGCGGTGGAGACTGCGGCGGGTGCCGGAGTTTCCACGGGTGCGGCGACAGCCGCAGGAGCGCTGTAAGACTCGGTTGAGTCGTTGGCGATGACGCCTGCCGAGGCGGGGCCGGCCATGCTCAGCACCAGGCCGGAGCCTGCCGCCATGACTGCAGCGGCGCTGCCCACGGTGCGGGCCTTGCTGCTTGCGGTGTTTGCGATTGCGGCCAACAGTCCGATATTTCCGGCACGGTGGCGTCCACGAGTATTGTTCAACATTAGAGTTACCTCTCCCGATACCTGCGAGGTGAGCTGTCGGATGCGGATGGGAGTCATCCGGTCCGCCGAAGAAACCTCGGCTGACTTAACCCCAAGGATTCAAGGAACCCGTAAGTGGTTCCCCCGCCTCTGCCGAAGTGTGAAATCTGTGGACCTTGACCAGCGGCAGAGCTAGGTAACAAGTCAAGGGCGCCGTTTCAGGTAACGGCTTGGCATCAACAGTACAAGCGGATTACGGGAAGATAACTATTTAGTAACGAAGGTCGCACAGGCGTGTGAGTGGCGCCGCTGTGTGGTATGGGTGGTCGGTGGCACAATAGGCCGCCGAGCCCCCGGAAACCGGGGGATAGGGCGAGCGGGCGGATCCCCGCGATCAGCCCGCAGGGGAGCGTTAGTCGGGTGAATCCGTCTGGCGCTCGAGCGTGGCGGAGGTCAACTCCCCGAATCCGTGCACCAGGTCACCGGGTGCAAGCCGGAGCCCGCGGGCCACACCGGAACCCTTCAGCACTGAACCGCGCTTCTCGGCCGGCAGCGAGGCATGGTCCCCGCCGTCGGCCAGCACCACTGACTCTGCACGGACGGCGCCAACGATCTGCGATCCGGAGCCAAGCACTGACCTTCCCGTCACGACGGCACCGTGGGTGAGCCGGGCGCGGTCGCCCACTGCAACAGCATCCGACCGGCCCGCCGTGAGCTGGACGCCGCCCGGCCCCAGGGTGATTTCGGAGCCAAGCAGAAGCATTCCGCCGTCCTCCGCAGACAGGAAAGTGCCCGGATAGAAGATGTTCCGGTCTCCAATGACGCAGAAACTCTGTTCGTCGACGGCAATAACGGTTCCGGGATAAAACACATTACCCTCGCCCAGCTGTGCTTTGCGGGAAATCAGTGTGGATGAAGGGTCCAGGATCTTCTGGGTGGCACAGAGCTGCAGGATTTCCGCGACGGTGAGGTAACCGAATTCTTGGCGAATACTGTCGGGATCGTTCCCTTGAAGCTCTGGCATATTCATCTCTTCCTCGTCATCTTGCCGGACCGGGTATGCATCAACCGGGACCGGGGCACTCTTTAGCCTACCTGTCCTGTTAGCTGTGCAGCAGCGGACTGGAGGGAAGGATCAGCGGAACAGTCCGATGACACGTTTGTCCAGAGTGCAGGCGGGGTGCACAGGAGAAAAAATGCTTGGGTCGGCAAATGCTTTCCGTAAATCCCAGGCAATTAGGACCGAAGGTACGCCAATGTGGCCAGAACCCGGCGGTGGCCGCTGTCGGACGGAGAAAGACCGAGTTTCGCGAAGATATTGCCGATGTGCTTGCTGACGGCGGTTTCGGAAACGGAAATGGCCTGGGCAATGGCAGTGTTGCCGAGTCCTTCGGCCACCAGCCCCAGCACTTGGAACTCCCGCGGAGTCAGCGACCTCACCGGGTCCTGCGTGCCGCGGCGGCTGAAGAGCTGGGCAATGACTTCCGGGTCCATCACCGTTCCGCCGGCCAGGACACGCCTCAGGCCGTCCACGAAATCGCCCACCTTGCCCACACGTTCCTTCAGCAGGTAGCCCACGCCCTGCGCACCGGAGGCCAGGAGCCGGCTAGCATATCTGTCCTCCACATAGGAGGACAGGACCAGGACCGGAAAGTCCGGTACCCGCGAACGCATCTCCAGCGCGGCGCGCAGCCCCTCATTAGTGAACGACGGCGGCATCCGGACATCGAGGACCGCCCCGTCCGCGCTCCCCGGCTCAAAGGCAGCGAGCAGGTCCTCAGCGTTGTCGGCCGAGCCGACCACCTCGAAACCCTCGCCCTTCAGCAACAGCTCCAGTCCGGCGCGCAGAAGGGCATCATCTTCGGCGATCAGAAGGCGCATGGCAGTTCCACCCTTAGCTCGGTTGGTCCGCCCTGCGGACTGTTGAGGATCAGCTTGCCGCCAAAAGCGGAGGCCCGGCGGGCAATTCCCGCCAGCCCGGTGCCCCTGCCGGCCCCGGGGCCGGGACCGGTGCTGGCGCCGGGCACTGCACCATACGCCGGAACTGCAGCCCCGCCGTCGCCGTCGTCGCTCACCCGGATCACCAGTACATCTTCGCGCGGTATGGCCTCCGTGCGCAGGACCACGTCGATTCGCGACGCATTCGAATGCTTCGCCGCATTGGTTAGCGCCTCGGCCAGCACAAAGTAAGCAGCTGATTCCACAGCCGCAGGAGCGCGCAGCAGGCCGTGCACGTCCAGGGAACACGGAATGGGAGAGCGGCTGGTCAGTGCTGAAGCAGCTCCGCCCAGGCCCAGCTCATCAAGGATGGGCGGGTAGATATCGTGCACGGCCTCGCGCAGGCCGGCCAGTGCCTCGGTGGCGGCGTCCTGGGCGCGGCTGATGAACGGCGCTGCGGCGGCGGGATCGCTCTCCGCTGCGCGCTGGGCCAGCCCGAGCATCATCACCACGCCCACCAGCCGGTTCTGGGCGCCGTCGTGCAGTTCCCTTTCGATTCGGCGCAACTCAGCGGCATGGGCGGTCAGAGCGCTGGCGCGGGCAGC
This genomic interval from Arthrobacter sunyaminii contains the following:
- a CDS encoding sensor histidine kinase; the encoded protein is MSAKPRSLEDTELRRAALRLAVQFTALTVVLLGLAGVLVYGLVSAQTRSAAEQTLISAVESDSPREAPLDVFLAVYDDGRLAVSRNMPSGLPDEEALAEVARTGESRRDTVTAGDRSYEVLTARRGGDVVQAAVDTREATEQLRRLALALVVSVLAAGVAAGALSAWAARAAMRPMAEALALQRRFVADASHELRTPLTLLSMRAQMLRRRLAAETDAPKSIEEAVHAADEVVDDTKVLNGILEDLLMSADPRQSGPLEEVNLVSLARSTVNSLEPAAHRRGLTLELEAPEPQVLVRGGQFALQRVFTALGANALDYARSRVRFSVRKSGGEAVIRVSDDGPGFPPGFSRHAFERFASARDRAEEAPGPRHYGLGLALVAEIAARYGGSVRALPAVNGSGGVLEVRLPAAREHSPF
- a CDS encoding C40 family peptidase, whose translation is MAAIANTASSKARTVGSAAAVMAAGSGLVLSMAGPASAGVIANDSTESYSAPAAVAAPVETPAPAAVSTASTHVVQSGDTLSAISATYGVSLDNVLALNGLSLESIIYPGDVITYAGGAVAEVAEAAYAAPAEAAYAAPAEAAYTAPAEASPAAADFSTFSTPASSVTPAASTGAAVTGTNSIMLNSAYAQMGAAQDCTVLVEVALRAAGHSVGDLAPAQLAAYGTPVSDPQPGDIIYYADGGMGLAHIAIYVGDGQAIHSGWNGNQTVQQSANVGSGAVYYRVA
- a CDS encoding response regulator; protein product: MRLLIAEDDALLRAGLELLLKGEGFEVVGSADNAEDLLAAFEPGSADGAVLDVRMPPSFTNEGLRAALEMRSRVPDFPVLVLSSYVEDRYASRLLASGAQGVGYLLKERVGKVGDFVDGLRRVLAGGTVMDPEVIAQLFSRRGTQDPVRSLTPREFQVLGLVAEGLGNTAIAQAISVSETAVSKHIGNIFAKLGLSPSDSGHRRVLATLAYLRS
- a CDS encoding sensor histidine kinase is translated as MKLPARASLETRLSAVRFLLREAMSWPASLGVLVAAVVLLPFLPLGVGLYPVPRLLAALNLLASRAQARAAAYSCAVVPFDRRRLEDRYTFGELAVLVSAPETKRDVSWLLFHGAFALLSGCLAVALPLAAVLYVFAAPLWVLFPPATPLELAFPVTSWPAAGATVLLGLIYGYAAWLLPPWLARRLSGGTLAILSPRRYDELSRRIQDLSAARASALTAHAAELRRIERELHDGAQNRLVGVVMMLGLAQRAAESDPAAAAPFISRAQDAATEALAGLREAVHDIYPPILDELGLGGAASALTSRSPIPCSLDVHGLLRAPAAVESAAYFVLAEALTNAAKHSNASRIDVVLRTEAIPREDVLVIRVSDDGDGGAAVPAYGAVPGASTGPGPGAGRGTGLAGIARRASAFGGKLILNSPQGGPTELRVELPCAF